From Acidobacteriota bacterium, a single genomic window includes:
- a CDS encoding aminotransferase class V-fold PLP-dependent enzyme, which yields MSTHVQIAPSLLLDESHRRELWQHVVNQIETYVSQVGEFRVAPPLDPTAIRKLLTPLQFDQPMDAIQAIDFIADGLRRYQVHNPHPRYFGLYNPSPTTMSIYADALVAAFNPQLAAWSHSPLAIEVENHLIRTFADKFGYDPQTADGTFTSGGAEANHTGVLTALVRQFPSFATGGVRSLPAQPVMYLSAQAHHSFQKAVRLCGLGSNAVREIPVNDQLQLDVTVLREQIKADRLAGFIPFLVVGTAGTTSGGIIDPLAELAEICRQEKLYFHVDAAWGGAAVFLDELKPVLTGIARADSITFDAHKWFSVPMAAGIYLTRHPGLLTETFATANNYMPIDAHGLEVIDPYAHSMQWSRRFIGLKVFLSLLVAGWEGYTVAIRHQIEMGQFLRNLLSQTRWTVLNQTPLPVVCFIDGAHPEGATRAYLDKIASRVLASGQAWISTTTIAPQTPVLRACITNFRTQPEDIQILIEALEAAL from the coding sequence ATGTCAACTCACGTTCAAATTGCTCCTTCGCTGTTACTTGATGAATCACACCGCCGTGAACTCTGGCAGCACGTCGTGAACCAGATTGAAACCTATGTCAGTCAGGTGGGTGAATTCCGGGTGGCACCGCCGCTCGATCCAACGGCAATCCGAAAACTGCTGACACCGCTTCAATTCGATCAGCCAATGGATGCCATTCAGGCAATTGACTTTATCGCTGATGGGTTGCGGCGGTATCAGGTCCACAACCCACATCCACGGTATTTCGGCCTGTATAATCCTTCGCCCACTACGATGAGCATTTATGCCGATGCGCTGGTGGCGGCCTTTAACCCGCAACTCGCCGCCTGGAGCCATAGCCCACTGGCAATAGAAGTCGAAAACCACCTGATTCGGACCTTTGCCGATAAGTTTGGGTATGATCCACAGACCGCTGACGGAACATTTACCTCCGGTGGTGCCGAAGCCAACCACACCGGCGTGTTGACGGCTCTGGTCAGGCAGTTTCCGAGTTTTGCCACCGGAGGCGTGCGATCCCTCCCAGCCCAACCCGTGATGTATCTTTCAGCCCAGGCGCATCATTCGTTCCAGAAAGCCGTCAGGTTGTGTGGGTTAGGGTCAAATGCAGTGCGTGAAATCCCGGTCAATGATCAGTTGCAACTGGATGTGACCGTTCTGCGAGAACAAATCAAAGCCGACCGGCTGGCAGGATTTATACCATTTTTGGTGGTAGGAACGGCTGGAACCACCAGCGGCGGCATCATTGATCCGCTTGCTGAACTGGCCGAAATTTGCCGTCAAGAGAAGCTGTATTTTCACGTTGATGCCGCCTGGGGCGGGGCCGCCGTCTTTTTGGACGAACTCAAGCCCGTTCTGACCGGCATTGCCCGGGCTGACTCAATCACGTTTGACGCCCACAAATGGTTTTCGGTCCCAATGGCGGCTGGAATTTACCTGACCCGGCATCCGGGGTTGTTGACGGAAACCTTTGCCACGGCCAATAACTACATGCCGATTGATGCGCACGGCCTGGAAGTGATTGATCCCTATGCCCATTCCATGCAGTGGTCGCGGCGCTTTATTGGCCTCAAAGTCTTTTTGTCATTGCTGGTTGCCGGATGGGAAGGCTACACAGTAGCCATTCGCCACCAGATTGAGATGGGGCAGTTTCTGAGAAACCTGCTTTCCCAAACCAGATGGACGGTTCTGAACCAAACTCCGCTTCCAGTGGTGTGTTTTATTGATGGAGCGCATCCCGAAGGTGCAACCAGAGCCTATCTGGACAAGATTGCCAGTCGGGTGCTGGCATCGGGGCAGGCATGGATTTCAACCACGACGATTGCCCCCCAAACACCGGTTTTGCGAGCCTGCATCACCAATTTCCGAACTCAACCGGAAGATATTCAGATACTGATCGAAGCGCTGGAAGCCGCTCTTTAA
- a CDS encoding IPT/TIG domain-containing protein, which produces MRSTQADTASIKIKQRNPVVNEGNKIRLTAIDGQGSPLSGVRWVSGSPEIAQVDSLTGEVQGLERGFATITAVDGSMTASVFVVVARIDQGKGENVPGDVKTDLNGQLYLSNPQQNVIMKASQALSASAKVFAGTKGIRGFRNGTSDQSLFAGPTAIGIDNRAKGGVYIADTLNHSIRRIGYNNQVETILGNGAPGKSAFDENLEARFEAVKLNGPRGTATDLGGNLFISDSDNHAIYYADFKQHRLQLLAGNPGEKGTSDGIGREARFSRPAGLSLDRSGQVLAVADQDNGRVRFLSLSRTDTGRLTCQVSTVGVAPHNRQALNSSPAQNDRFRFDQPASVSFGFGQNLTVVDDTGAYIITPVQANQLEVVELAQAGTFHQPTSVTVDGAKTYVLDAPATDPEAALKQVTFGAPEISSLSAETVRMDSQEEIIITGKNFAPESLVVVGDQVIRNTTVDSATQIRFRMPKVSLPGGLTVSVQTRGGLAQRRLTVLPQPLSELRDGEITTVAGGIPYLGDGQLAANAIVYPGGLTLDSKGNLFIVEPVFNTARIRRIDAQTGVINTVAGNGGYQSTQDNVPAISTGVGAIRAVVDSTGSLIVADHLNSRVRRIDAQTNIITTIALNGNRTFSGDGGKATSAGGEVFGLGIDDQDNLYLADQTRVRRVDAKTGIIQTIAGTGIRGNKGDDGPALKAQLEIQDLLVDPSGNVLIAGLSAVRRVDARTGIISRIAGREGNQASNLGDGGPATQASVAPYSLAFDSNQNLFISELWNRRVRRVDNQTGIITTVAGNGKEIFFNEFPENNGEGGPAVDAYVFPVSITLDGEDNIFIADTFFGIRKVDGQTGVITTLVPKKVDPFTGQNQVAIGAPFFNTYDLNVTDSGDLMISADGRILGVDSQTSIIKPIAGNGDVKRFIGQDVPALSVPIGALGIESDVDGNVYFSDSYNGLIRKVNAQTGILTTVAGNAGYTVDPSPGPATERAIFGGDSIKVRDGKVFIANLCMVQVIDLASNQIKTLANLGIPEGKIELFHYLALDSKGNIFATADDDSPCANRIFKINPQTGQMTVFVERTNPAFGLGDNPIDSSDEGCVGFTGLAIDGADTIFVGVGNRVFKMDKTGQNITPIVGTGKAGPRGDGGPALQASFGLVTSLEIDTHGNLFILDKNHNAIRVVKGVAVPHSQGGGDPSTKVTVNKVSFTKPMLTIEGTGFGSATAQVRINGSDMSSRMSQLNNQTITLTGSAKKLNLRNGMNEITVTVAGQTSAPYAFSYSR; this is translated from the coding sequence ATGAGAAGCACTCAGGCTGATACTGCTTCAATTAAGATCAAACAGCGAAATCCAGTGGTGAATGAAGGAAACAAAATTCGGCTGACAGCAATTGATGGCCAGGGATCCCCCCTTTCAGGCGTGCGTTGGGTCTCAGGCAGTCCCGAGATTGCTCAAGTTGATAGCCTGACGGGTGAGGTCCAGGGTCTGGAGCGCGGATTTGCAACCATTACCGCCGTGGATGGCAGTATGACGGCATCAGTCTTTGTGGTCGTGGCACGCATTGATCAAGGCAAGGGAGAAAATGTCCCTGGTGATGTCAAAACCGATTTGAACGGACAACTCTATCTAAGCAACCCTCAGCAGAATGTGATTATGAAGGCCAGTCAGGCATTAAGCGCCTCGGCCAAAGTCTTTGCCGGTACTAAGGGAATCCGAGGGTTTCGAAACGGGACGTCTGACCAGTCACTTTTTGCTGGACCCACAGCCATTGGAATTGATAATCGAGCGAAAGGGGGAGTCTACATTGCAGATACCCTCAACCATAGTATCCGCCGGATTGGATACAATAATCAGGTGGAAACAATCCTGGGGAACGGTGCTCCCGGAAAATCAGCGTTTGACGAAAATCTGGAGGCCAGGTTTGAGGCAGTTAAATTAAATGGACCACGTGGAACGGCAACGGATCTGGGTGGAAATCTTTTCATTTCAGACAGTGACAACCACGCCATTTATTATGCTGATTTTAAACAACACCGCCTGCAGTTGCTGGCTGGAAATCCAGGTGAAAAAGGCACCTCCGACGGGATAGGCCGCGAAGCCAGATTCTCCCGCCCGGCTGGTCTGTCACTTGACCGTTCCGGGCAAGTATTGGCCGTGGCCGATCAGGACAATGGCCGGGTGCGATTCCTGAGCCTGTCCCGAACCGATACTGGCCGCCTGACGTGTCAGGTGTCCACGGTTGGCGTGGCGCCGCACAATCGCCAGGCATTGAACTCATCACCGGCCCAAAATGACAGGTTTCGGTTTGACCAGCCAGCTTCAGTTAGTTTTGGGTTCGGGCAGAACCTGACTGTGGTGGACGATACCGGCGCCTATATCATCACGCCGGTGCAGGCAAACCAGTTGGAAGTTGTTGAATTGGCGCAAGCCGGCACTTTTCATCAGCCGACCAGTGTCACGGTAGACGGGGCAAAAACCTATGTTTTGGATGCTCCGGCAACCGACCCTGAAGCCGCCTTGAAGCAGGTCACGTTTGGCGCCCCTGAAATTTCCAGTTTGAGTGCTGAAACCGTTCGAATGGATAGCCAGGAGGAAATTATTATTACCGGCAAGAACTTTGCGCCGGAATCTCTGGTTGTGGTTGGTGATCAGGTCATCCGCAATACAACCGTTGACAGCGCGACCCAAATCCGATTTCGGATGCCAAAGGTTTCGCTCCCAGGTGGATTGACGGTGTCGGTTCAAACCAGAGGCGGGTTAGCCCAACGCCGATTGACGGTACTTCCTCAACCCCTGTCGGAATTGAGGGATGGTGAAATTACCACTGTGGCGGGAGGAATCCCCTATCTGGGTGATGGTCAGTTAGCCGCCAACGCGATTGTTTACCCAGGAGGACTGACTTTAGATAGCAAAGGAAACCTCTTTATTGTTGAACCAGTTTTTAATACTGCCCGCATCCGTCGGATTGATGCCCAAACAGGTGTGATCAATACCGTGGCCGGAAATGGGGGGTATCAATCCACTCAAGATAATGTTCCAGCCATCAGTACTGGAGTTGGTGCAATCCGGGCTGTCGTTGACAGTACTGGAAGTTTGATTGTTGCCGATCATTTGAACAGTCGGGTCAGGCGTATTGACGCCCAAACCAATATCATCACCACGATTGCCCTGAATGGGAACCGCACCTTTAGCGGTGATGGAGGAAAGGCAACATCGGCTGGCGGAGAAGTTTTTGGTCTGGGGATTGATGACCAGGATAATTTGTACCTTGCGGATCAGACCCGGGTTCGTCGCGTTGATGCCAAAACCGGAATTATCCAGACTATTGCCGGGACAGGAATTCGTGGCAATAAAGGGGATGATGGTCCAGCCCTGAAAGCCCAATTGGAAATTCAGGATTTATTGGTTGACCCATCTGGAAATGTCTTGATTGCCGGTCTTTCAGCAGTTCGGCGAGTGGATGCCAGAACCGGGATTATTTCCAGGATTGCAGGCCGTGAGGGGAATCAGGCTTCCAACCTGGGTGACGGGGGACCAGCCACTCAGGCGAGCGTTGCACCCTACAGCCTGGCGTTTGATTCAAATCAAAACCTGTTTATTAGTGAATTGTGGAATCGCCGGGTTCGTAGAGTTGACAACCAGACTGGAATAATTACCACGGTTGCCGGAAACGGAAAAGAAATTTTCTTCAATGAGTTCCCCGAAAACAACGGCGAAGGTGGACCAGCCGTGGACGCCTATGTGTTCCCAGTCTCCATTACATTAGATGGCGAAGACAATATTTTCATTGCGGATACCTTTTTTGGAATTCGAAAAGTGGATGGCCAAACGGGTGTCATTACAACCCTGGTTCCGAAAAAGGTGGATCCGTTCACCGGCCAGAATCAGGTGGCCATTGGCGCGCCCTTTTTTAATACCTATGATCTGAATGTTACAGATTCGGGTGACCTGATGATAAGCGCCGATGGACGGATTTTGGGAGTGGACAGTCAAACCAGCATCATCAAACCAATCGCTGGAAATGGTGACGTCAAACGATTTATTGGCCAGGATGTACCCGCCTTAAGTGTGCCCATCGGCGCACTTGGAATTGAAAGCGATGTGGATGGAAATGTGTACTTTTCTGATTCGTATAACGGTTTGATTCGCAAAGTAAATGCCCAAACGGGGATTCTCACCACGGTGGCTGGCAATGCCGGGTATACGGTTGACCCAAGTCCGGGCCCAGCAACTGAAAGAGCGATTTTTGGTGGTGATTCCATCAAAGTCAGAGATGGAAAAGTGTTTATTGCCAATCTGTGCATGGTGCAGGTGATTGACCTTGCCTCGAATCAAATCAAGACGCTTGCCAATTTGGGAATACCCGAGGGGAAGATCGAGTTGTTTCATTATCTGGCTCTCGATTCTAAGGGCAATATTTTTGCGACTGCGGATGACGATTCGCCGTGTGCCAATCGGATATTTAAAATTAATCCCCAAACCGGTCAGATGACAGTATTTGTCGAGCGAACAAATCCGGCCTTTGGTCTTGGCGACAACCCGATCGATTCGAGCGATGAGGGTTGCGTGGGATTCACGGGGCTGGCGATTGACGGTGCTGACACGATCTTTGTTGGAGTTGGGAACAGAGTTTTTAAGATGGATAAGACTGGACAAAACATTACTCCAATCGTCGGTACTGGAAAAGCTGGCCCCCGGGGGGATGGTGGACCAGCCCTCCAGGCCAGTTTTGGGTTAGTCACCTCACTCGAAATTGATACCCACGGAAACTTGTTTATTCTCGATAAGAACCACAATGCCATCCGCGTTGTGAAAGGTGTGGCGGTGCCTCACTCCCAGGGCGGAGGGGACCCATCCACAAAAGTTACAGTCAACAAGGTGTCTTTCACCAAACCGATGCTGACCATCGAAGGTACTGGATTTGGATCGGCAACCGCTCAGGTGCGTATTAACGGTAGCGATATGTCCAGCCGAATGTCGCAACTCAACAATCAAACCATTACGCTGACTGGTTCGGCGAAAAAGCTGAATCTCAGAAATGGAATGAACGAAATTACGGTCACCGTGGCGGGGCAAACCTCAGCTCCGTATGCCTTTAGCTATTCTCGGTAG
- a CDS encoding methyltransferase domain-containing protein: MSHNFEDQTYAKQHRGNEAAYKSYFAGMDASVQQKIALTTAHFPTHGRIVDMGSGSGRGTYDLARLYPGLELIGVDINPVSVELAAETYQLPNLTFQAGDISHQLFPENSVDGILNSSVFHHVTSFNGFDLNRIFETLDNQIAQLKPGGVLIIRDFVVPDGPEMVWLDVPVTDGTTDGPIASLSTAALFERFAAGFRSSQNPDGPVPFQHLGTIDDTWVRFELKLRAAAEFVLRKDYRTDWDAELLEEYTYLSQSGFETAFRERGMRIVASFPIFNPWILTNRYQGKFRLFDTAGNPLPFPPTNYLIVGEKLPAGSGVFLTEAQCKLLDHPQFLQFHQYQHVETGKIHELVERPNQTIDLIPWFEANGRLLVVAKKDFPRPITNACADHPNLTGATRSGYITEPLSILAEASENIDFVIETALDERAGISANEIIGISPSFTYYTSPGGINERVFARLVQISPRPVQTPFADLSNYTPFSNSGSVRELDAGQVLRACHVSGMFDARLEINIYWLLLRLNLSVGPWIGAALTPGDQPVTLSGSENALGPLPNAAFQSLTTTEPADFLSIRSSLFSELDAVNSTLKTVEFEYVTPCRYSHNTVVIAPFVKTTAGVFLAVQHRDLPAAQCFTGNSMLVVAPGWRVPFEITTQWELPTFIKANLKREFGVTARMIQELGGPYFPTPGATPEIVYPFAVEVTAQSLEESSLHLVGINEFVSQLESIEDAHLLIVGLRLAHALGVLQAASNLHKSNSVVF; the protein is encoded by the coding sequence ATGTCACACAACTTTGAAGATCAGACCTACGCCAAACAACATCGCGGAAATGAAGCTGCCTACAAATCCTATTTCGCCGGAATGGACGCTTCGGTGCAGCAGAAAATTGCGCTCACCACGGCGCATTTTCCAACCCATGGGCGCATCGTGGATATGGGAAGTGGTTCTGGACGTGGCACATACGACCTGGCCCGGTTGTATCCTGGACTGGAATTGATCGGGGTTGACATCAACCCGGTGTCAGTTGAACTGGCGGCGGAAACCTACCAGTTGCCAAATTTAACGTTTCAGGCCGGCGATATTTCACATCAACTGTTTCCTGAAAATTCGGTTGATGGAATTTTGAATTCTTCGGTGTTCCATCATGTGACCAGTTTCAATGGCTTTGACCTGAATCGAATATTTGAAACCCTCGACAACCAGATTGCCCAGCTCAAACCCGGAGGCGTGTTGATCATCCGGGATTTTGTTGTCCCCGACGGCCCGGAAATGGTGTGGCTGGATGTGCCGGTCACGGATGGCACCACAGACGGTCCGATTGCTTCGCTTTCAACGGCAGCCCTTTTTGAACGCTTTGCTGCCGGGTTTCGCAGCAGTCAGAATCCAGATGGCCCTGTACCCTTTCAACACCTTGGAACAATTGACGATACCTGGGTTCGGTTTGAATTGAAGCTCCGCGCGGCAGCCGAATTTGTTCTCCGCAAAGACTACCGGACGGACTGGGATGCCGAATTGCTTGAGGAATACACCTACCTGTCACAATCCGGGTTTGAAACCGCGTTTCGTGAACGTGGCATGCGGATTGTGGCGTCGTTTCCGATTTTCAACCCCTGGATTTTGACCAACCGGTATCAGGGAAAATTCAGGCTCTTTGACACGGCTGGAAATCCATTGCCGTTCCCGCCGACCAACTATTTGATTGTGGGAGAAAAACTGCCGGCAGGCTCGGGGGTTTTCCTGACCGAAGCCCAATGCAAGCTCTTGGATCACCCGCAGTTTCTGCAGTTTCACCAGTATCAACATGTAGAAACCGGGAAAATTCACGAACTGGTCGAACGTCCCAACCAGACCATTGATCTCATTCCCTGGTTTGAAGCCAACGGACGGTTGCTGGTCGTGGCGAAGAAAGATTTTCCACGTCCGATCACCAATGCCTGTGCCGACCATCCAAATTTGACGGGGGCCACGCGCTCCGGCTATATCACAGAGCCACTCTCGATCCTGGCCGAAGCCTCTGAAAACATTGATTTTGTGATTGAAACGGCACTTGATGAACGTGCCGGGATTTCGGCGAATGAAATCATCGGAATCAGTCCATCGTTTACCTACTACACTTCCCCCGGAGGCATCAACGAACGAGTTTTCGCCCGGCTCGTCCAGATTTCTCCACGACCAGTTCAGACACCGTTTGCGGATTTATCGAATTACACTCCATTTTCCAATTCCGGGAGCGTTCGCGAACTCGACGCCGGGCAGGTTTTACGGGCCTGCCACGTGAGCGGAATGTTTGATGCTCGATTGGAAATCAACATTTACTGGCTCTTGTTGCGGCTGAACCTGTCGGTTGGTCCGTGGATTGGCGCGGCTTTGACCCCAGGTGATCAACCCGTGACGCTTTCCGGCTCGGAAAATGCACTCGGCCCGCTTCCAAATGCCGCCTTTCAATCGCTGACAACCACGGAACCGGCTGATTTTCTTTCAATTCGAAGCAGTCTTTTTTCAGAGCTGGATGCAGTCAATTCGACATTGAAAACCGTGGAATTTGAATATGTGACACCGTGCCGCTACAGTCACAACACAGTGGTGATTGCGCCATTCGTCAAAACCACCGCCGGAGTATTTCTGGCAGTTCAGCACCGGGATCTCCCCGCCGCACAATGTTTTACCGGGAATTCAATGCTGGTAGTGGCACCCGGCTGGCGGGTTCCATTTGAAATCACAACCCAGTGGGAACTCCCGACTTTTATCAAAGCCAATTTGAAACGTGAATTTGGCGTGACCGCCAGAATGATTCAGGAGCTTGGCGGGCCGTACTTTCCAACCCCAGGCGCCACGCCAGAAATTGTGTATCCATTTGCAGTGGAGGTTACGGCCCAATCGCTAGAAGAAAGTTCATTGCATCTGGTCGGAATCAATGAATTCGTGAGCCAGCTTGAATCAATCGAAGATGCCCATTTGCTGATTGTTGGGTTGCGACTGGCGCACGCGTTGGGGGTTTTGCAGGCTGCTTCAAATCTCCATAAATCCAACTCGGTAGTGTTCTGA
- a CDS encoding AbrB/MazE/SpoVT family DNA-binding domain-containing protein has product MSLSKISRKRQVVIPEEICRAIGAHIGDFVEFVQRENEVLLKVKRVVDADLVPWGKPGGLPPALSYEERMRMLKELEGDAEDDTYDIPIEEIRASRTRKELQVSLDD; this is encoded by the coding sequence ATGTCATTAAGCAAGATCAGCCGCAAAAGACAGGTGGTGATTCCTGAAGAGATTTGCCGGGCAATCGGCGCGCATATTGGCGATTTTGTAGAATTTGTACAGAGAGAAAACGAGGTACTTCTCAAGGTCAAAAGGGTAGTGGACGCTGACCTTGTTCCTTGGGGTAAGCCAGGCGGTCTGCCTCCTGCTCTGTCCTATGAGGAACGAATGAGAATGCTCAAAGAGCTAGAAGGTGATGCCGAAGATGACACCTATGATATTCCGATTGAAGAAATCAGGGCGTCACGCACCAGAAAGGAATTGCAAGTATCTCTTGACGATTAA
- a CDS encoding type II toxin-antitoxin system VapC family toxin: MPYLLDTNHCSYLMNGLYKKESRRKPEEIKTIEAFNKITTDGVYMSEASIGEISYGAEISAHSANIYQRLAKLKNIILAAPVDVQCWELFGKTKGELKRNGKKIQDIDLLIACVAHRHGCIFVTNDGAFKNLPASFQVENWSS; this comes from the coding sequence ATGCCCTATCTTCTTGATACCAACCACTGTTCATATTTGATGAATGGTCTGTACAAAAAGGAAAGCCGCCGCAAACCGGAAGAAATCAAAACCATTGAGGCGTTCAACAAAATTACCACAGACGGGGTGTATATGTCCGAAGCATCCATAGGGGAAATTTCCTATGGTGCTGAAATCTCGGCTCATTCGGCCAACATTTACCAAAGGCTCGCCAAGCTGAAAAATATCATTCTGGCTGCTCCGGTGGATGTTCAATGTTGGGAGTTGTTCGGAAAAACCAAAGGTGAATTGAAGCGCAATGGCAAAAAGATTCAAGATATAGATTTGCTCATTGCGTGCGTGGCGCATCGGCACGGTTGCATTTTCGTCACGAATGATGGCGCGTTCAAAAACCTGCCTGCCAGTTTTCAAGTCGAAAATTGGTCAAGCTAA